The following nucleotide sequence is from Coffea eugenioides isolate CCC68of chromosome 10, Ceug_1.0, whole genome shotgun sequence.
CATTTGCATAAATGTTTGACAAAACCACATAATAGCCATCATTATGTGGGTCTAACTCATTGAGGTGAACTATAGCTTCTTCAGCCAGTTCAATGTTATTGTGGACCCTACATCCACCGAGAAGAGCACCCCAAACAACCGCATTTGGCCTGAGAGGCATGTTCTTGATGAACTGACGTGCCTCTTCAAGAAGACCGGCACGGCTTAATAGATCAATCATACAACCATAATGTTCAATGCGCGGAGCAATGCCATAATCCCTGCTCATGCTCATAAAAAATTCCCTCCCCTTCTCTACTAACCCCATATGACTACACGCATGCAGGAGCCCAATAAAAGTGACCCCATTGGGCTTTGTTCCTGTCTGAACCATCTTGGAGAATAGTTCCAAAGCTTCCATAGCCTGCCCATGCATTGCTAGCCCTTGAATCATGGCAGACCATGAAACAATAGTTCGTTCATCCATATTCTCAAAAACAACTCGAGCAGCCTCTAGACAACCGCACTTGATATACATATCAATCAGGGTATTACAAATACGAACATTTCTTTGGTAACCACTTCTATTAGAGTACTCATGGATCCTCCTCCCAAGATCAAGTGCACCTATATCAGCACAAGCTGCAAGAACAGCCACCACAGTTACCTGATTAGCTCGCAATCCTGCCCCTTCCATCTCCATGAAAAGTTCAATAGCCTCTTTGGGCTTCCCACACTGAACAAATCCTGCAACCATAGCAGTCCATGACCTAACACTCCTCTCAGGCATTTGCTTGAACAACTGAGATGCTGCATTAATATCACCCCTCTTTGCAAATTGTGTGATCATTATATTCCAAGTCACGACATCTCGCTGATGCATTTTATCGAACAACAACTTAGCATCACCTCTTTTCCCACAAGATGCATATAGGTGAACAATCATATTTTGCAAAAACAAATTTGATTGAAATCCAAGTTTCTCCATGTAGGCATGAACATTTCTCCCGTGTAAAAGATCCAACAATTGGACACAGGCCTTGAGAACATAAGAACAAGTAAAACTATCTGGAAGCACATCATACTTCCGAAGTtgacaaaacaacaaaattgcaTCAAATGGAGAGCTACTCTCAGCGAAACTCCTTAAGCAGCCATTCCATACGGTAACTTCAGGTTTATTAACACAGTGGAAAATTTTTTGAGCATGAGGAAAGCTAGAGCTGAAAGCACACACTGAAGCAACTCGGGAAAGTGGAAGAACTGAAAGAGGAGTACCAGTCTTGATGAGAAGGGCTTGGACTTGTTTTAACTCAGATTGAGAGTTGAAGTTGTAAAGAGGACTGCTTTTGTCATAGGACGTCCATACTGTGGTTCCATTGCTGGTTTCATGCAGTTTAGGGCAGGAGAGTGTGTTGGGAGAAGACAGAACAGCAAGGCAGTGAAGCATTTCAAAGTTTACACCAATAACATCCTCAGCAAGGCTTGGCTGCTTGCCACTAACTCCAGACGTTCTATCCAAAACTCAATCATCAGCCACTGGTATCTACTCCAAAGACAGCAAAAGTTAACCAAATCAATTAATTTTACAACAAAAGCACGGTGCTAAACCATTTCCCACAAAAAGCATATTGAGTTATCATCCGAAAGAAAGATTTTAACAGAAAACTTAATTTCACTGGAAGTTAAATGTATTGTATAGTGGTGTACTTCTTGTGAGAGGGGATTACGAATGCTGAATTCCAATGAAACTTGGGATGCGTAAAACTGAAATATGAATTCATTAAGTCattgaattattaagtattaaatcaaatatatttgagTATGTATCGCATTCAGTGATAAATAAATAGCTTATCACTCATTTTTTGAAACaagttttgtttagaaaattcaatGACGCTTAATTAATTCGattgttcaattttttattatcaaatatGTTTGAATATGTTAACAGTTTAAGTACTGAATTGCATTATCAAACAGAACCTTAATCACAATCCTCGAATTAGAATGAGCGTTTGATTCTCACAGTCCCTTTCCTTCTAAAACAATCATTAAATCCATTACTGATAATTGTTCTTCAGTATTGACAAAACTATTACCATTGAGCAGATTAAGCAGCAAACTGTTACAGATTAACCAGGCCTAAAATCAGTTAAAggaagaaaacaagaattctaTCCACCATGTTAAAGTATAAAACTCAAATGGCTAATATAAACAGAACCCAGAAAAAATAATTAGAAATGTCGTCTGTATCATCAAGAATCATAGCAAGTCAAATCAAATTAGCAATAAAAAGACAGATTTTGGAATGAAAAGATTACCTTGCAGGCCAGAATTGGCGGAGATGGGGAGTTGTGGACTGTTTGTTTACCGGGCCGTTGATGGGGATGAAGGGTGTCTGGATAGCGTGCGAAATGCAAGAAGAGTAACCGGCATGAGTGATTGCATGGTTGTTTTTTGGGCGTACTTAGATAAGTAGGTGTGTACATGAGATAATGTTGCATATTTGAAGAAAACATTTCCATTAAACCCAAGCAAAAGCACAAACGTTTAATCTTGCGATTAATCATTCTCACACCGTGTTAGTGTAAGAATTTGTTTATAGGGGCGGGTTTGGATGAATACTACATGTGTATAAGAAGGATTTGAAATTCATATATGATTGCATTTGAATAGAGGGATTTGACAAAAGATTTGAAATCTTCTTAAATTCTTCTAATTGTGTAGATTATTTATGaggtatttgaatttgtaaatcATAAATTATTATAGTGtttaaaatgtattttaacAACTAGTGAATTATGAAATTAAATGCCTTTTAAATGATTCAAATAACTAGAAAGATTTAGGTGGATTTTAAATCCTTCCTTAAATTCTTCAATCCAAACAACTAGAATGATATGTGTGTTATGTGTATATACCTACTAATCAAAAAAATGTAATattgtaggaaagattaattcttatttttaataTAAAGGAGAAGAGCACAAAAGGTAAGAGTGATAAAGGGATAGATCACAATgcaaatattaaaattttatatgaTATAATTGACTCACAAGTGACTAGGTAAAAAGAACATGGGCGAGGGTTGGGTTAGGTTGTAAGGTGGGAGGGATTGTAAGTAGGAGGTTTTGGGATTAATCAGTTTTACTAAATTAGTTTACCTTCATATTTGAGTTTTAAAATCACTcctaataaaattgaaattcaaaacgtgCACACCTGACATACATCCATAACCAATAGCGTAAACAAATAGATTAATAATACTTTGCTCCCTTGAACTATAGGGATAGTCCCATTTCACCCCTctaaacaaaaaaatatatatatgcacttTACCCCTATCCTAGTAAATGTTGGGCCCTCAAAACATATGAAAATTTTGCTTTTAACTTTGCCCTTTATATTATTCACACATTGCTCCCTTCAATCGCAAAAATCTACAGTTTGCTTTAATAATTAGCAactctatatattatatattaaacTGATAAGAAAGTTATAGTATAATTATAATACTTAAAGCTAACATACTTTTCACCAATATATTATTGATGAAAAATACCACatgtgtatatgtatgtatacatatatatatatatatataataaattttctatATAATTACTTTACTATCAACATTTCCTTGCAATGTATTTTTGTAAGTTTTCATCAAGATAGAATTAAAAACTTCCACAGTAAAAAATATGCTATAAATAATCTCATGTGCCATAATATCTTttgaaatatataaaataaactTTCAAATCTTTAAcctcaaaaaattaaaacaaaaacaagttacataaaaatttaataaatttgatatcaacaaaacaaatattgtaatttaaaaaCATATTTATATCTGTTAGGTTAATTAAGTAAAAGCATgtaattgttatttttttatgtttaaactTATATTGAACTATCTTTTGATGCTTAGTTTTTGACAAgtacttttaaattttttgttcataatgttttGTCAACATTTTGTTAATATCAAATTTACTTAATTATTGCATAActccttttttttattctttgagGTTAAAGATCTTAAagttagttttaaatatttcaaaatattatttataaCACATATTTAACTATATATGTTTTTAAGTCTATcttgaaaaaaattacaaaattttgcATTGTAAAGAAATGTCACACAAAGTTTATTTTGAAGAACTATATATATGATACTTTTCATCAATAATGTTTTAGCATAATGTCTGTTagtt
It contains:
- the LOC113749079 gene encoding pentatricopeptide repeat-containing protein At5g66520-like; the protein is MLHCLAVLSSPNTLSCPKLHETSNGTTVWTSYDKSSPLYNFNSQSELKQVQALLIKTGTPLSVLPLSRVASVCAFSSSFPHAQKIFHCVNKPEVTVWNGCLRSFAESSSPFDAILLFCQLRKYDVLPDSFTCSYVLKACVQLLDLLHGRNVHAYMEKLGFQSNLFLQNMIVHLYASCGKRGDAKLLFDKMHQRDVVTWNIMITQFAKRGDINAASQLFKQMPERSVRSWTAMVAGFVQCGKPKEAIELFMEMEGAGLRANQVTVVAVLAACADIGALDLGRRIHEYSNRSGYQRNVRICNTLIDMYIKCGCLEAARVVFENMDERTIVSWSAMIQGLAMHGQAMEALELFSKMVQTGTKPNGVTFIGLLHACSHMGLVEKGREFFMSMSRDYGIAPRIEHYGCMIDLLSRAGLLEEARQFIKNMPLRPNAVVWGALLGGCRVHNNIELAEEAIVHLNELDPHNDGYYVVLSNIYANAKKWENAAKVRKLMRDQGVKKTPGQSSITVAGLVHEFVACDESHPQVKEIYASWENLLQQLRLKGYVPNTSVVLLDIEEAEKEKILYHHSEKLALVFGIINTPPGETIRIMKNLRVCEDCHAAFKLISDVVNREIVVRDRNRFHCFKNGTCSCKDYW